A window of Clostridium novyi genomic DNA:
CAGCGGCATTAACCCATTTGCTCCAATTATCATTATTGTGACAATCGTTATGATCTATAAATCCAGCGTCATATATACTATTTTCCATAACTGTTTCATCACAATCTGTAATTAATGCTAAAGGTTTATCTCCCTTTTTAAATGAAGCTACATTTTGATCCACAATAACTTTGGCTGTATTATATGCTTGATAACATAAGGCTCTGTATTCAGCAGAATTTTGCATCCAAAGTTCTGCCATTACTAATTGTTCATTTAAATCTTTTTGAGTGATCTCTTGTTTTTTTAGCTCTGGTTTGCATACTGGAGCTTCAGTAGGTACTTGAGTGATTTCTTGAAGTTTTAATATTTGATTTGGAAATATAATATATGGACTTTTGATATTATTTAACTTAGCTAAATGTTTCCAAGATATGTGATGTTTTATGCTTATCTTTCTTAAAGTATCACCTGGCTTTACCTTATAAGTTGCATCTGTAGCAAATGCAGAAAAAGAAGAAAGTAGTACTGATGAACTTAAAACCATAGAAATTAAAAGACTATTTTTCTTTAAAGACATAGGTAATCCCCCTTAAATTAATATTTTAAAATATTAATTCTACAAAGAAATATGAAATCCTTTTCAAGGGTGAAAATAAAAAAGCCCCTAATTAAGAGGCTTTTTTACATATTCTAAGTATTAGTTTAACAATTTCATTTATAACTATTACTAGACAAGAGGTTAAAATTACTTTAATCCACATAAGTGGAGTTAATGATACAGCGTTGAAAAATCCAGCAAATAATTCAGTTATAAGTATTTGTACCATAGCTGTAACTGCAATTATTTGTAGTGCTATAGTATTATTTTT
This region includes:
- a CDS encoding 5'-nucleotidase, lipoprotein e(P4) family; translated protein: MSLKKNSLLISMVLSSSVLLSSFSAFATDATYKVKPGDTLRKISIKHHISWKHLAKLNNIKSPYIIFPNQILKLQEITQVPTEAPVCKPELKKQEITQKDLNEQLVMAELWMQNSAEYRALCYQAYNTAKVIVDQNVASFKKGDKPLALITDCDETVMENSIYDAGFIDHNDCHNNDNWSKWVNAAEGKAMPGAKEFLDYAHNKGVEIFYVTGRDEKNSLDGTMKNLKKVGFPCVDKYHMRLKTNTSNKEPRMKEIEKKYNVIIYMGDDEGDFPIGSYHKDMQTRNSLVDKHKNKFGSKFIALPNPSYGHWESSLAKNYWNLTPEERNALRKKLIKTWRAN